In one window of Pirellulales bacterium DNA:
- a CDS encoding LemA family protein yields the protein DLIPNLVETAKAYMKHERETLEAVIQARNTAQTASQQAAANPGNPQAMQGLGAAETALAGTMTRFMAVMENYPDLKANQNMLALQEELASTENKVAFARQAYNDAVMSYNTAREVFPNNFVAGFGGFAPAQPFEVSAPEQREGVKVQF from the coding sequence CGACCTGATTCCCAACCTGGTCGAAACGGCCAAGGCCTACATGAAGCACGAGCGCGAGACGCTGGAAGCCGTGATCCAAGCGCGCAACACGGCGCAGACCGCCAGTCAGCAAGCCGCCGCCAACCCCGGCAATCCGCAAGCTATGCAAGGCCTGGGAGCGGCCGAAACGGCGCTCGCCGGCACGATGACCCGCTTCATGGCCGTGATGGAAAACTATCCCGACCTGAAAGCGAATCAAAATATGCTGGCTCTGCAAGAAGAGCTGGCCAGCACCGAAAACAAAGTGGCGTTCGCCCGCCAGGCCTACAACGACGCCGTGATGAGCTACAACACGGCACGCGAGGTATTTCCGAACAATTTCGTGGCCGGCTTCGGCGGCTTCGCGCCGGCGCAACCGTTCGAGGTGTCGGCGCCCGAACAACGCGAAGGGGTGAAAGTGCAGTTCTGA